One window of Methanobacterium alkalithermotolerans genomic DNA carries:
- the mcrB gene encoding coenzyme-B sulfoethylthiotransferase subunit beta, producing the protein MAKFDDKVDLYDDRGNLVESQVPLEALSPLRNPAIKSIIQGIKRTVAVNLEGIENALKAAKVGGPACKILGREMDLDVVGSADSIAAAAKEMIQVTADDDTKVELLAGGKRALVQIPSERFEAAAEYSAAPLVTATAFVQAIINEFDVSMYDANMIKAAVLGRYPQSVEYMGANIATMLDIPQKLEGPGYSLRNVMVNHVVAATLKNTMQSAALSSILEQAAMFEMGDAVGAFERMHLLGLAYQGMNADNLVYDLVKANGAEGTVGSVIADLVERAAADGVIGVEKDLNGFNVYGTDDLAKWNAYAAAGQMAATMVNQGAARAAQGVSSTLLYYNDLIEFETGLPSVDFGRVEGVAVGFSFFSHSIYGGGGPGIFNGNHIVTRHSKGFAIPCVSAAMALDAGTQMFSPEATSGLIKEVFSQVDEFREPLKYVVEAAANIKGDI; encoded by the coding sequence ATGGCGAAGTTTGATGATAAGGTTGACTTATACGACGACAGAGGCAATCTAGTTGAATCTCAGGTGCCACTAGAAGCTTTAAGTCCACTACGAAACCCAGCTATAAAAAGTATTATCCAAGGTATAAAAAGGACAGTAGCTGTAAACTTAGAAGGTATTGAAAATGCCTTAAAGGCTGCCAAAGTTGGTGGCCCTGCCTGTAAGATTTTAGGAAGAGAAATGGATCTAGATGTGGTTGGAAGTGCAGATTCTATTGCTGCTGCTGCCAAAGAAATGATCCAGGTTACTGCAGATGACGACACCAAAGTGGAGTTACTTGCTGGTGGAAAAAGAGCTCTAGTGCAAATTCCAAGTGAAAGATTTGAAGCTGCCGCAGAATATTCTGCTGCTCCTTTAGTTACTGCCACTGCATTTGTTCAGGCCATAATAAACGAGTTTGACGTCTCCATGTATGACGCAAACATGATCAAAGCTGCCGTTCTAGGACGATACCCACAATCTGTAGAATATATGGGTGCAAATATTGCTACCATGCTGGATATTCCACAGAAACTGGAAGGACCAGGTTACTCACTGAGAAATGTTATGGTGAACCACGTGGTTGCTGCCACTTTGAAAAACACCATGCAATCTGCTGCTTTATCCAGTATATTAGAACAAGCTGCCATGTTTGAAATGGGAGACGCTGTAGGAGCATTTGAAAGAATGCACTTACTGGGATTAGCTTACCAAGGTATGAACGCTGACAACCTGGTATATGACCTGGTTAAAGCAAATGGTGCTGAAGGTACCGTCGGATCTGTAATAGCTGATCTGGTTGAAAGAGCAGCTGCTGACGGTGTTATTGGAGTAGAAAAAGACTTAAACGGATTCAATGTCTACGGAACTGATGACTTAGCTAAATGGAATGCTTACGCTGCAGCTGGTCAAATGGCCGCTACCATGGTTAACCAGGGTGCTGCTCGAGCTGCTCAAGGTGTATCATCCACCCTATTATACTACAACGACTTAATTGAATTTGAAACCGGATTACCAAGTGTGGACTTTGGTAGAGTCGAAGGTGTAGCTGTAGGATTCTCATTCTTCAGTCACTCCATCTACGGTGGTGGAGGTCCTGGTATCTTTAACGGAAACCACATTGTAACCAGACACAGTAAAGGATTTGCTATTCCTTGCGTATCAGCCGCTATGGCTCTTGACGCAGGTACCCAGATGTTCTCCCCTGAAGCAACCTCTGGTCTAATTAAAGAAGTGTTCAGCCAAGTGGACGAATTCCGAGAGCCACTAAAATATGTTGTGGAGGCAGCTGCCAACATAAAAGGCGACATTTAA
- the mmp10 gene encoding methyl coenzyme M reductase-arginine methyltransferase Mmp10 (Mmp10 (methanogenesis marker protein 10) is a cobalamin-requiring radical SAM methyltransferase that creates the methylarginine modification to methyl coenzyme M reductase.) produces MQIIADVGGIPGKDCRGYCKYCYFRKIKEFQPLGCRSCSPGKIGCETCTFGVSETKNEFIPPFFVASNVQNSLMMGQFRDKNLKINISGGGDISCYPHLLELTSSLQQMGTPIHLGYTSGKGIDDSKMASDLISNGVEEVTFTVFSTDALLRKKWMGDPHPEESLKALKIFSENIEVHAASVIIPGVNDGEKLFETCAQLEEWGARAFILMRFANYENQGLILGNEPIIKGVEPHTISEFENLVRKINKEFNLRVSGTPVCDPENDAPFAISLNKNKVFLQFIPEIKAEATILTSQVAAPYIQKIVDNLEAQDMVDVYAVDKDIGCLITRKDLEKVNLKEIKETVIIPGRAFVHDKDANEILSRDGVDRLVARGPDKLTVDGEMSGTLTDENVIEKELEAFRELVAAINFFGIKKEN; encoded by the coding sequence ATGCAAATTATAGCAGATGTGGGTGGTATTCCTGGAAAAGACTGCCGAGGATATTGTAAATATTGTTATTTTCGAAAAATAAAAGAATTTCAGCCTTTAGGATGTAGAAGTTGTTCGCCCGGGAAAATAGGATGTGAAACCTGCACCTTTGGTGTATCCGAAACAAAAAACGAGTTTATCCCTCCCTTTTTTGTGGCCAGTAATGTTCAAAACAGCTTAATGATGGGACAATTTCGTGATAAAAACTTAAAAATTAATATCAGCGGAGGAGGAGATATAAGTTGCTATCCTCATTTATTAGAGCTTACTTCAAGCCTTCAACAGATGGGAACACCTATACATCTGGGTTATACCAGCGGTAAGGGAATAGATGATTCTAAAATGGCTTCAGATCTAATTTCTAATGGAGTAGAAGAAGTAACCTTTACTGTTTTTTCCACTGATGCTCTCCTTAGAAAAAAATGGATGGGTGATCCCCATCCAGAAGAGTCATTAAAAGCCCTTAAAATATTTTCCGAAAATATTGAAGTCCATGCTGCATCAGTTATTATTCCAGGAGTAAATGATGGGGAAAAATTATTTGAAACCTGTGCCCAGCTGGAAGAATGGGGTGCCCGGGCATTTATTTTAATGCGTTTTGCCAATTATGAAAACCAGGGCCTCATACTGGGAAATGAGCCGATAATAAAAGGCGTGGAACCGCACACCATCTCTGAATTTGAAAATCTGGTAAGAAAAATAAATAAAGAATTTAATTTGCGGGTTAGTGGTACTCCTGTTTGTGACCCTGAAAATGATGCTCCTTTTGCCATTTCTTTAAATAAAAATAAAGTATTCTTGCAGTTTATTCCAGAAATTAAAGCAGAGGCAACCATACTCACCAGCCAGGTAGCAGCTCCCTATATACAAAAGATAGTAGATAACCTTGAAGCCCAGGATATGGTAGATGTATATGCTGTGGATAAGGATATTGGCTGTTTAATTACCAGAAAAGACCTGGAAAAAGTTAATTTAAAGGAAATTAAAGAAACAGTGATCATACCCGGGCGAGCTTTTGTGCATGACAAAGATGCCAATGAAATTTTGAGTCGGGACGGAGTAGATCGTTTAGTAGCCCGGGGCCCAGATAAATTAACAGTAGATGGCGAAATGAGTGGTACTCTAACTGATGAAAATGTAATTGAAAAAGAATTAGAAGCCTTCCGAGAATTAGTAGCAGCCATCAACTTCTTTGGAATAAAAAAAGAGAATTAA
- a CDS encoding metallophosphoesterase has product MDKIRVLQLSLFISFFFIAYLTLNYFILSTLNSIFSMVNNYILYSLIGIFSISFPLSMIIGQRQDHIVIRTLYTFSVTWLGIALFFLWGFILLEIIQLWIQIPLKLSVLLLTSLVLIITIYSGVNAYYFHQKNIKIPLKNLKNPVRVLQLSDIHVGSVRNTGYLKRLITKIEEIKPELVLITGDLADGSSPIHQESFKPFKSLKMPIYFVSGNHDTYVEWSKVKEALNFAEIEVINHDFVVFKGLQIVGIGYCMQRKMLGPLLSQLEFDRDIPSILMHHLPSEWESARENGISLQISGHTHHGQFYPINLLVRFIFPYFKGLYKNGESYLYVSAGTGTWGPPLRWGSRNEVTVIDLIPD; this is encoded by the coding sequence ATGGATAAAATCAGAGTTTTACAGCTTTCTTTATTTATTTCTTTTTTCTTTATAGCTTATCTAACTCTAAATTATTTCATATTATCCACTTTAAATTCTATTTTTAGCATGGTTAATAATTATATTCTTTATTCTTTAATTGGAATATTTTCTATTTCATTTCCTCTTTCCATGATTATAGGTCAAAGGCAGGATCATATAGTTATTAGAACACTATACACTTTTTCAGTAACCTGGTTGGGAATAGCCCTATTTTTCTTATGGGGATTCATATTGCTGGAAATAATCCAATTATGGATTCAAATTCCTTTAAAATTATCAGTATTGTTATTAACATCTCTGGTACTGATTATAACTATTTATTCGGGGGTAAATGCCTATTATTTTCACCAAAAAAACATTAAAATTCCATTAAAAAATTTAAAAAACCCGGTCAGAGTTTTACAGCTTTCAGATATTCATGTGGGCTCGGTTAGAAATACGGGTTACTTGAAAAGACTGATAACTAAAATTGAGGAGATTAAACCTGAATTGGTTTTAATTACAGGTGACCTGGCTGATGGGAGTTCCCCTATTCACCAAGAATCTTTTAAGCCATTTAAATCTCTAAAAATGCCCATATATTTTGTCAGTGGCAATCATGATACCTACGTGGAATGGAGTAAAGTCAAAGAAGCCTTAAATTTTGCAGAAATCGAGGTGATTAACCACGATTTTGTGGTTTTCAAGGGATTGCAGATTGTGGGTATAGGTTACTGTATGCAGAGGAAGATGTTAGGTCCACTTTTAAGCCAGCTGGAATTTGATCGGGATATTCCATCAATTTTAATGCACCATTTACCATCTGAATGGGAATCAGCCCGGGAAAACGGTATAAGTTTGCAAATTTCCGGCCATACACATCACGGGCAATTCTATCCAATAAATTTACTGGTGAGGTTCATTTTCCCTTACTTTAAAGGACTCTATAAGAATGGTGAAAGCTATCTCTATGTTTCTGCAGGTACGGGAACATGGGGGCCTCCTTTGAGATGGGGATCTAGAAATGAGGTTACTGTTATTGATTTAATTCCAGATTAA
- a CDS encoding methanogenesis marker 7 protein, whose translation MYETLTYAGGVHKHEEMTELIEDLGGFVLQENMLQMDLVLTLAVPLEDVPKIQEKAKQLLGTVKIAPMAGTEIAIVSPTLARHHLPHSACDISEYLRRFGAKDNMIGLARGAGKGISRISEDEKTLIDEHDLAVFALGSFEQCIKDKIHLFEDINIPVVVTGAPEMDVNDLPGADAYVSGLGRIPRRLKRGEDIRALKKLVSVVEDILDQRRRDMAQDPPLIPSILVKTEIENQVPALNDVYSPTPVTSQLDGVRVKLNYEEFHEEIGKVKIYKYTLEDIADINKSKMYDYTLVKLLPESSII comes from the coding sequence ATGTATGAAACCCTAACCTATGCTGGTGGTGTTCACAAGCATGAGGAAATGACCGAACTTATTGAGGACCTGGGAGGATTTGTTCTTCAGGAGAACATGCTGCAAATGGATCTGGTTCTTACTCTGGCGGTACCTCTTGAAGATGTGCCTAAAATACAGGAAAAAGCCAAACAATTACTGGGAACGGTTAAAATTGCCCCAATGGCTGGAACGGAAATAGCTATTGTTTCTCCCACTCTGGCTCGTCATCATCTACCTCATTCGGCCTGTGATATTTCTGAATATTTACGTCGTTTCGGGGCCAAAGATAACATGATTGGTCTGGCCAGGGGAGCAGGAAAGGGCATCTCCAGGATTAGTGAAGATGAGAAAACATTAATAGATGAACATGATCTGGCAGTATTTGCTCTGGGTAGTTTTGAACAGTGCATTAAGGATAAAATCCATCTTTTCGAGGATATAAATATCCCTGTAGTGGTAACGGGGGCTCCTGAAATGGATGTAAATGACTTACCTGGTGCGGATGCATATGTATCCGGATTAGGAAGGATTCCTAGACGATTAAAAAGAGGAGAAGATATTAGGGCGTTAAAAAAACTGGTTAGCGTGGTGGAAGATATTTTAGACCAGCGACGTAGGGACATGGCACAGGATCCTCCTTTAATACCATCCATACTTGTTAAAACCGAAATTGAAAATCAAGTACCTGCCCTGAATGATGTTTATTCACCTACTCCTGTAACCAGTCAGCTGGATGGAGTAAGGGTAAAACTGAACTATGAGGAGTTCCATGAGGAAATAGGGAAGGTTAAAATTTATAAATATACTCTGGAGGACATTGCCGATATAAATAAATCTAAAATGTATGATTACACTTTAGTGAAGCTCTTACCGGAAAGCTCCATAATTTAA
- the comB gene encoding 2-phosphosulfolactate phosphatase, whose amino-acid sequence MKVSLSLEKSYSDDVSIMVDVLRASSTITIALDHFQQVIPVIDHENARALSKKLNAVLAGERRGATLNGFNAGNSPWEIQRFNGETLVLTTSNGTRIMEGMNSRVLIGCFNNAKAVARVAQKISLNHIEMVMAGVEGRFAIEDFLGAGFIMKYLPDDEMDEFARSAVLAVENPEKVDKSILNSRSGQRLKTLGFEKDIEFCLKRNISKNVPVFHQNVITSYQK is encoded by the coding sequence ATGAAAGTTAGTTTGAGTTTGGAAAAATCTTATTCTGATGATGTATCCATAATGGTAGATGTATTGAGGGCCAGCTCAACCATAACTATTGCACTGGATCATTTCCAGCAGGTGATACCGGTTATAGACCATGAAAATGCCAGAGCACTATCTAAAAAATTAAATGCTGTCCTGGCCGGGGAAAGAAGAGGTGCAACTCTAAATGGATTTAATGCCGGGAACTCCCCCTGGGAAATTCAAAGATTCAATGGAGAAACTCTGGTTTTAACTACCAGTAATGGAACCAGAATCATGGAAGGTATGAATTCCCGGGTTTTAATTGGTTGTTTTAATAATGCTAAAGCCGTGGCCCGTGTTGCGCAAAAAATATCCCTTAATCATATAGAAATGGTGATGGCCGGGGTGGAAGGAAGGTTTGCCATAGAAGATTTCCTGGGAGCAGGTTTCATAATGAAATATCTTCCTGATGATGAAATGGATGAATTTGCCAGATCAGCTGTTTTAGCAGTTGAAAATCCTGAAAAAGTAGATAAATCAATATTAAATTCCCGTTCTGGTCAAAGATTAAAGACTTTAGGCTTTGAAAAAGACATTGAATTCTGTTTAAAAAGAAATATTTCAAAAAATGTTCCGGTATTCCACCAGAATGTGATAACCAGCTACCAGAAATAA
- a CDS encoding TraB/GumN family protein yields the protein MEYMKIESLKIIGTAHVSQKSVEEVKSAILEEKPDVVAVELCANRYHRLMQEKMGIEEKNNISISDVIKENKVGLFLVSGFLTYMQKKIGDDLGVKPGAEMLAAIDASEEVGARVALIDRDISLTLKRALNAMSAWEKIKFTYGIIYSFFSGEDEIDDIESLKKGDALQEVMNYFQEMSPQAYKVLVDERDAYMSHKLLEIPEDNVIAVIGAGHKQGINNYLEHPENLPPLSSLLIEKKSGVPWIKILLSLIPISFIIIFILAFIRGINIQSGLIQFILLTGGLSFLGSILSGSKILSAVTAFLVAPITSLHPLIAAGWFAGLVEAKLRHVGSGDLVDFGKCEDLKDLWNNNLFRVLLVVAGANIGSIIGSFITIPQVILPLFGKLWGA from the coding sequence GTGGAATATATGAAAATAGAATCCCTCAAAATTATTGGAACCGCCCATGTTTCCCAAAAAAGCGTTGAAGAAGTAAAAAGTGCTATATTAGAAGAAAAACCTGATGTAGTAGCTGTAGAATTATGTGCAAATAGATATCATCGTTTAATGCAGGAAAAAATGGGGATTGAAGAAAAAAATAATATTTCAATTTCAGATGTAATTAAAGAAAATAAAGTAGGCCTTTTCCTTGTAAGTGGGTTTTTAACCTATATGCAAAAAAAGATAGGTGATGATCTGGGTGTTAAACCCGGAGCTGAAATGTTAGCAGCTATTGATGCCTCAGAAGAAGTAGGTGCCCGGGTAGCTTTAATAGACCGGGATATATCATTAACCTTGAAAAGAGCTTTAAATGCCATGAGCGCCTGGGAAAAAATAAAATTCACCTATGGCATCATTTATTCCTTTTTCAGTGGGGAAGATGAAATCGACGATATAGAAAGTCTTAAAAAAGGGGATGCCCTCCAGGAAGTCATGAATTATTTCCAGGAAATGTCACCACAAGCTTATAAGGTCCTGGTGGATGAAAGAGATGCTTACATGTCCCATAAACTCCTTGAAATTCCGGAAGATAATGTAATTGCTGTTATTGGGGCGGGGCATAAGCAGGGCATAAATAATTATCTGGAACACCCTGAAAACTTACCTCCCTTAAGCAGTCTTTTAATTGAAAAAAAGTCAGGAGTCCCCTGGATTAAAATATTACTATCATTAATTCCTATCTCTTTTATCATAATATTCATTTTAGCATTTATTAGAGGGATTAATATTCAATCTGGTTTAATACAGTTTATATTGTTAACCGGGGGACTTTCATTTCTGGGTTCTATTTTAAGTGGATCAAAAATCCTTTCAGCAGTTACTGCTTTTTTAGTAGCACCTATAACATCACTACATCCATTAATCGCCGCAGGATGGTTTGCAGGTTTAGTTGAAGCGAAATTAAGGCATGTTGGGTCAGGTGATCTGGTTGATTTTGGTAAGTGTGAGGATCTTAAGGATTTGTGGAATAATAACTTATTCCGGGTACTTTTAGTGGTGGCAGGTGCTAATATTGGATCAATTATAGGAAGTTTTATTACTATACCTCAGGTTATATTGCCTCTTTTTGGCAAATTATGGGGAGCATAA
- a CDS encoding DUF1922 domain-containing protein, giving the protein MYLIFRCDCGRAMYSKEGVVTRKCVCGKSIRVKSRRILKKAEDFQSASQAVRDLQEERYGGTGFTTANKL; this is encoded by the coding sequence ATGTACCTTATATTTCGTTGTGATTGTGGTCGGGCCATGTATTCCAAGGAAGGGGTAGTAACCCGAAAATGTGTCTGTGGAAAAAGTATCAGGGTTAAGAGTAGAAGAATCTTAAAAAAAGCTGAAGATTTTCAAAGTGCATCCCAGGCAGTACGGGATCTGCAGGAAGAAAGATATGGAGGAACCGGTTTTACCACCGCCAATAAATTATAA
- a CDS encoding GTPBP1 family GTP-binding protein, whose amino-acid sequence MIKDLRSFTRKGERKNIEFKVGLSPEFHLKEDRKQRLLSQMKYRMEKGNGEAIYLLGVEDNGELLGLTETQLKESIFVLESISYLIGAEVKISALYPINGKKIAHLRILKVQSPEKEHLLVGVAGHVDHGKSTLLGTLTTGNLDDGSGKSRIFLDVQKHEIERGLSADLSFALYGFCNKNVYYMKNPLDKKEKSALMEKCDRLVSFVDTVGHEPWLRTTIRGIVGQKLNYGLLTIAADDGPTHITREHLGIILAMDLPVLVVITKIDLVTPEELKSVYGKIAELLKLVGRIPYQVKAKEEAYLVAKKMNKHLVPVFNVSSVTGEGLDLLNNLFLNIEIPINLEDQKKPFLMYIDKVYSVKGAGTVVSGTIRQGQVQKGDRLLIGPTTYGEFKELTARSIEMHHYKIGYAKTGDVVGISITGVDMDQISRGAILCHPEYKPESIREFEAEITILVHPTTIKSGYESVTHIETIAETTQLEPLDKKYMSAGDKGKVHMRFKYRPYHVKKGQKLILREGRSKGIGIITRTISD is encoded by the coding sequence ATGATAAAAGATCTGCGTTCTTTTACCCGGAAGGGCGAAAGGAAGAATATTGAATTTAAAGTGGGTTTATCTCCTGAATTTCATCTCAAGGAAGATCGTAAGCAACGATTATTGTCCCAGATGAAATACCGTATGGAAAAAGGAAATGGAGAAGCTATTTATCTTTTAGGCGTGGAAGATAATGGAGAACTCCTTGGTTTAACTGAAACCCAATTAAAAGAATCAATATTCGTCTTGGAGAGCATATCTTACCTTATTGGGGCTGAGGTTAAAATTTCAGCACTCTATCCCATTAATGGTAAAAAAATAGCCCATTTAAGAATTTTAAAAGTTCAAAGCCCGGAAAAAGAGCACTTGCTGGTAGGGGTTGCCGGGCACGTTGATCATGGTAAAAGTACCCTTCTGGGAACGTTGACCACAGGAAATCTGGATGATGGGAGTGGTAAAAGCAGGATTTTTCTGGATGTGCAAAAGCATGAAATAGAGCGAGGTTTATCTGCAGATCTATCATTTGCCCTATATGGGTTTTGTAACAAAAACGTTTATTATATGAAAAATCCATTGGATAAAAAAGAAAAATCTGCTTTAATGGAGAAATGTGATAGGCTGGTATCCTTTGTAGATACCGTAGGTCATGAGCCATGGCTTAGAACCACTATAAGAGGAATTGTAGGACAAAAATTGAATTACGGGCTTTTAACTATTGCTGCAGATGATGGACCTACCCATATTACCCGGGAACATTTAGGGATAATTTTAGCCATGGATCTTCCAGTACTGGTAGTTATAACCAAAATTGATCTGGTTACTCCAGAAGAATTAAAGTCAGTATATGGAAAAATAGCAGAACTGCTAAAACTGGTGGGAAGAATCCCATATCAAGTAAAAGCCAAAGAAGAAGCGTATTTAGTTGCCAAAAAAATGAATAAACATCTGGTGCCAGTGTTTAATGTTTCATCAGTTACAGGTGAAGGTTTAGATCTTTTGAATAATTTATTTTTAAACATTGAAATCCCTATAAATCTGGAAGACCAAAAAAAACCGTTTTTGATGTATATTGATAAGGTTTATTCCGTTAAGGGGGCGGGTACTGTTGTTAGTGGTACCATACGTCAGGGTCAGGTGCAAAAAGGAGATCGGCTTTTGATTGGTCCCACCACCTATGGTGAATTTAAGGAATTAACTGCCAGATCCATTGAAATGCATCACTATAAAATTGGCTATGCCAAAACAGGAGATGTGGTTGGAATATCTATAACTGGAGTTGATATGGATCAAATTTCTAGAGGTGCGATTTTATGCCATCCTGAATATAAACCAGAATCTATTAGAGAATTTGAAGCAGAAATTACAATTTTAGTCCATCCCACCACCATTAAAAGTGGTTATGAAAGTGTTACCCACATAGAAACCATTGCCGAGACTACCCAGCTGGAACCTCTGGATAAGAAATATATGTCCGCTGGAGATAAGGGTAAGGTACACATGCGCTTCAAATACCGACCTTATCATGTGAAAAAGGGACAAAAATTAATTTTAAGGGAAGGGCGCAGTAAGGGAATTGGTATCATAACCCGTACCATATCAGATTAG
- a CDS encoding TIGR00269 family protein, translating into MEPLNQEKFNLMIKNRAEKLIKDYKLIEQGDKIAIALSGGKDSILTLHILKNFQKEMRFDMVAIAVDEGIKGYRKQGMESAKSNAKSLGIELIKKSLKTEMGFSLDEVYSCFKSACIPCGVFRRHILNKTAFEIGATKIATGHNLDDEIQSFLMSFARGDVLKFSKFSPRLEVIHPRLIPRIKPLWNTPEREVGIWAVLNEIEVHFDECPYSELSLRAKTKDFLNRAESKKPGTKKAVMDSFIKSLNIKPGIIELKDCKLCGEPSSSTICKACEMKKIISDYKKT; encoded by the coding sequence ATGGAACCCCTGAACCAGGAAAAATTCAATCTAATGATTAAAAATAGGGCTGAAAAGTTAATAAAAGACTATAAACTGATTGAACAGGGGGATAAAATTGCAATCGCTCTTTCTGGTGGAAAAGACAGTATTTTAACCTTACATATCTTGAAGAATTTCCAAAAAGAAATGCGATTTGATATGGTGGCCATTGCGGTGGATGAAGGGATTAAAGGATATAGAAAACAGGGTATGGAATCTGCTAAATCCAATGCTAAATCATTAGGGATAGAGTTAATCAAAAAGTCATTAAAAACTGAAATGGGATTTTCACTGGATGAGGTTTATTCCTGTTTTAAGAGTGCTTGCATACCTTGTGGAGTTTTCAGGAGACACATACTCAATAAAACTGCATTTGAAATAGGTGCTACTAAAATTGCCACGGGCCATAATTTAGATGATGAAATACAGTCCTTCCTGATGAGCTTTGCCCGGGGGGATGTGCTGAAATTTTCGAAATTTAGCCCCCGGCTGGAGGTTATTCACCCCCGACTGATACCTCGAATTAAACCACTCTGGAACACTCCTGAAAGGGAAGTAGGTATTTGGGCTGTTCTAAATGAAATTGAAGTTCATTTTGATGAGTGTCCTTATTCGGAGCTTTCCTTAAGGGCTAAAACAAAAGATTTTTTAAATAGGGCGGAGTCCAAAAAACCAGGAACTAAAAAAGCCGTAATGGATTCCTTTATAAAAAGCCTGAATATAAAGCCAGGGATAATAGAATTAAAGGATTGCAAATTATGTGGGGAACCTTCTTCTTCAACCATCTGCAAGGCTTGCGAAATGAAAAAAATAATATCTGACTATAAAAAAACCTAA
- a CDS encoding MTH1187 family thiamine-binding protein, with product MITAELTVIPVGTSSTSLSNYVAAAVLALDKTGIKYKISGMGTQIESENMEDLFKAIASAHEAVIKEGANRVSTSIKIDDRRDTNRGLSDKVASVKKKLE from the coding sequence ATGATAACTGCTGAATTAACCGTAATCCCTGTTGGAACTTCCAGCACAAGTTTGAGTAATTATGTAGCTGCTGCAGTACTGGCTTTAGATAAAACAGGGATAAAGTATAAAATTTCAGGTATGGGAACCCAAATAGAATCAGAAAATATGGAAGATCTCTTTAAAGCCATAGCAAGTGCTCATGAAGCTGTAATAAAAGAAGGTGCAAATCGGGTATCTACCAGTATTAAAATAGATGATAGGAGAGATACCAATCGTGGGCTGTCTGATAAAGTAGCATCAGTTAAAAAAAAGCTTGAATGA